In Limisalsivibrio acetivorans, one genomic interval encodes:
- a CDS encoding class I SAM-dependent methyltransferase codes for MGFNESAFSYYISGDHIKGDDLDIIRRRYEGIEFENMLDVATGAGHCAAAVSASMRVCCDISEQMLRTAGEKNSHGNLVLTPAEKLPFKDNSFDVATCRLALHHFQSPVDFFSEVARVLRPCGQFVLIDSVVDVEDACLNVIEYIRDNSHRRSYRVEEILSFGAEKLRLLYFTSIFKRHDFYEWAGRLGADSDGIKRIEEAFERLPENIQKELRIERKSGGISAYTDKKGIYIFQKI; via the coding sequence ATGGGTTTTAATGAATCAGCCTTCAGTTATTACATAAGCGGGGACCATATTAAAGGGGATGATCTTGATATCATCCGCAGGCGTTACGAAGGGATTGAGTTTGAAAACATGCTGGATGTTGCTACTGGTGCCGGACACTGTGCGGCGGCTGTATCTGCTTCCATGCGTGTCTGTTGCGACATATCCGAGCAGATGCTGAGAACGGCCGGGGAGAAGAATTCCCACGGCAATCTTGTTCTCACTCCGGCAGAGAAGCTCCCCTTTAAAGATAACTCCTTCGATGTTGCTACATGCCGACTGGCCCTGCATCATTTCCAATCCCCGGTGGACTTCTTCTCCGAAGTAGCCCGGGTGCTTAGGCCTTGCGGACAGTTTGTTTTGATCGACAGTGTTGTAGATGTTGAGGATGCATGCCTCAACGTCATTGAATATATCAGGGATAATTCCCACAGACGCAGTTACAGGGTTGAAGAGATACTCTCCTTTGGTGCTGAAAAGTTGCGTCTGCTTTATTTCACCTCTATCTTTAAGAGGCACGACTTCTATGAATGGGCCGGAAGGCTGGGAGCGGATTCCGACGGGATAAAACGTATCGAGGAAGCATTCGAAAGGCTTCCTGAGAATATCCAGAAAGAACTGCGCATTGAGAGGAAGTCGGGCGGGATATCCGCATATACCGATAAAAAAGGTATCTATATTTTTCAGAAAATCTAA
- a CDS encoding chloride channel protein — translation MNLPSIGRWFILGTAVGIVAGIGAILFFLLLQGCSYIMLDLIVGMRVEETAGEPAIFGHATTELKRWMLIIMPALGGLISAILVCRFAPEAAGHGTDAAIDSIHKKNGYIRWQVPIVKTIASAVTIGSGGSGGREGPIAQIGAGFGSFLGRALKLTDREKRILTAAGMGAGVGAIFRSPLAGAIFAAEVLYSSSDMEYEVLLPSTITSIIAYSIFCSFFGWDPLFATPDFVFRSPMELLGYTVLGFACALFGWIYVRTFYRIHEAFSVLKISPYFKPAIGGLLTGIIGYFIPQALGGGYAQIELAMHRELALGFLLVLIFAKILTTSFSIGSGGSAGIFGPSMVVGAAVGGFIGLALNMFIPMIAPEPGAYVIVGMAGFFSGIASAPLSTIIMVSEMTGNYHLLVPSMWVSTLSFLLLRKTTMYVNQVEMRSDSPIHKGEFFLQVLQDIKVRDIMRPDPIVIHESTSFYDFMHFIPTTKHNNFPVVKDDNTLVGVLLFEEIREFVFEEGLENIVVAGEICEKDIPTIKCENTLANAIELIGFRSVELLPIVDSEDETKLVGIITRRDIISTYNKVLRKRKEDRLKEGEF, via the coding sequence ATGAATCTCCCCTCTATCGGGAGATGGTTCATCCTAGGCACCGCCGTGGGCATCGTTGCCGGTATCGGCGCTATCTTATTCTTTCTGCTTCTTCAAGGCTGTTCATATATCATGCTGGACCTAATAGTTGGTATGCGTGTCGAGGAAACCGCCGGCGAACCTGCAATATTCGGCCATGCAACAACGGAGCTCAAACGATGGATGCTTATTATAATGCCTGCACTGGGGGGATTGATAAGCGCAATTCTAGTTTGCCGTTTTGCCCCGGAGGCGGCAGGGCACGGTACCGATGCAGCCATCGATTCAATACATAAAAAGAACGGCTATATCAGATGGCAGGTACCAATCGTTAAGACCATAGCCAGTGCTGTAACCATAGGCTCCGGAGGCTCAGGCGGTCGGGAGGGCCCCATAGCACAGATCGGTGCAGGGTTCGGCTCCTTCCTTGGACGTGCACTCAAGCTTACGGACAGGGAGAAGCGTATTCTCACAGCTGCTGGTATGGGTGCAGGTGTGGGCGCAATATTCCGAAGCCCTCTGGCTGGCGCAATCTTCGCCGCAGAGGTTCTCTACTCCAGCTCTGACATGGAATATGAGGTACTCCTCCCCTCTACCATAACATCGATTATCGCCTATTCCATTTTCTGTAGTTTTTTCGGCTGGGATCCTCTGTTTGCGACACCTGATTTCGTTTTCAGGAGTCCTATGGAGCTCCTGGGCTACACTGTGCTGGGATTCGCATGTGCACTCTTCGGGTGGATTTACGTCAGAACCTTCTACCGTATCCATGAAGCCTTCAGCGTCCTCAAGATCTCACCCTATTTCAAGCCAGCCATCGGCGGACTGCTCACTGGTATCATAGGCTACTTCATACCGCAGGCACTCGGCGGCGGATATGCACAGATAGAGCTTGCCATGCATCGGGAGCTGGCCCTAGGCTTTCTCCTCGTGCTCATTTTCGCAAAGATTCTAACGACGTCATTCAGTATCGGTTCCGGCGGCTCAGCTGGAATATTCGGCCCCTCTATGGTTGTTGGTGCGGCGGTTGGTGGTTTTATCGGTCTTGCACTCAACATGTTCATACCGATGATTGCACCCGAGCCAGGCGCATATGTTATTGTAGGGATGGCAGGCTTCTTCTCAGGCATAGCCAGTGCGCCCCTTTCAACGATTATAATGGTTAGCGAGATGACGGGGAATTACCATCTTCTGGTGCCTTCGATGTGGGTTAGTACGCTCAGTTTCCTACTACTCAGAAAAACTACAATGTATGTGAACCAGGTTGAGATGCGCAGTGATTCACCCATACATAAAGGTGAGTTCTTCCTGCAGGTTCTCCAGGACATCAAGGTTCGTGACATCATGCGCCCTGACCCCATAGTTATCCATGAAAGCACCAGCTTTTACGACTTTATGCATTTCATTCCCACCACGAAACACAACAACTTTCCCGTAGTCAAGGATGATAATACCCTCGTCGGCGTCCTACTCTTTGAAGAGATTCGTGAATTTGTTTTTGAAGAGGGACTGGAAAATATTGTTGTTGCAGGGGAGATATGCGAAAAGGACATCCCCACCATCAAATGCGAGAACACACTGGCAAACGCCATCGAGCTCATCGGCTTCCGCAGTGTGGAGCTTCTACCCATTGTCGACTCCGAAGATGAAACAAAACTCGTGGGAATCATTACCCGAAGAGATATTATATCCACTTATAACAAGGTCTTGCGAAAACGTAAGGAAGACCGGCTTAAAGAAGGCGAGTTCTAG
- the glmS gene encoding glutamine--fructose-6-phosphate transaminase (isomerizing), translated as MCGIVGFIGDSSASSVIMDGLTRLEYRGYDSAGISLLEKGKIEIVRSVGKLVNLQESIKEYDFTATAGIGHTRWATHGKPSFVNAHPHKSNSLSIVHNGIIENYLSLKEELMGKGYEFHSETDTEVIAHLIDVSYDGDLKGAVQGAVKRLEGSYAIAVISEKEPDKLVFARKDSPLVIGVGNGEMMAASDIPAVLSRTRNFVFLEEGDVAVLTKDSYEIYDENGILAEREIKRIDWNPVMAEKSGYRHFMQKEIFEQPRSIIDTIRGKYRLETGDVYLDITDEMRDSLEKIDRIVIVACGTSWHAGLIGKFYLERFAKLPVEVDIASEFRYRDLVMNERVLLITISQSGETADTLSALRIVKKMGSSVLSICNVVGSTIARESHSVIYTHAGPEIGVASTKAFTTQLASLFVFALYMARIRGLMGEDQARKYIEELIAIPEKLEKVLSQDDDIEELAKTYKDSKDFLYLGRNVNYPIALEGALKLKEISYIHAEGYPAGEMKHGPIALIDKDLPVFVIAVKGSVYEKAVSNIEEVKARDGIVIAVCTEGDKNLPKICDHVITVPESCEELSVFLTVTATQIFAYHCANLLGLDVDQPRNLAKSVTVE; from the coding sequence ATGTGCGGAATAGTCGGCTTCATAGGGGACAGCAGTGCCTCAAGCGTTATAATGGACGGCCTTACAAGGCTTGAGTACAGAGGATATGATTCCGCCGGTATATCCCTGCTTGAGAAGGGTAAGATCGAGATAGTCCGCAGTGTGGGCAAACTCGTAAACCTTCAGGAGAGCATCAAGGAGTATGATTTTACCGCCACCGCAGGCATCGGGCACACCCGCTGGGCAACCCACGGCAAGCCCTCCTTCGTTAATGCACATCCCCATAAGTCGAATTCACTATCCATCGTGCATAACGGTATTATCGAAAACTACCTTTCCCTTAAGGAAGAGCTCATGGGCAAAGGGTATGAGTTCCATTCAGAGACGGATACAGAGGTTATCGCACATCTTATTGACGTGTCGTATGACGGTGATCTCAAAGGTGCGGTTCAGGGTGCTGTCAAACGCCTTGAAGGCTCCTATGCCATTGCTGTAATCAGCGAGAAGGAACCGGATAAGCTCGTGTTCGCAAGAAAGGACAGTCCCCTTGTAATAGGGGTAGGAAACGGCGAGATGATGGCCGCCAGCGATATCCCTGCGGTTCTCAGCCGTACACGCAATTTTGTATTTCTTGAGGAAGGTGATGTGGCTGTTCTCACAAAAGACAGCTACGAGATATACGATGAAAACGGTATCCTTGCCGAGCGTGAGATAAAGCGTATCGACTGGAACCCTGTAATGGCGGAGAAGTCCGGCTACAGGCACTTCATGCAGAAAGAGATCTTCGAGCAGCCCCGCTCCATAATCGATACTATTAGGGGGAAATACCGCCTCGAAACGGGGGATGTGTATCTCGATATAACCGATGAAATGAGAGACTCCCTGGAAAAGATAGACCGCATCGTAATAGTTGCCTGCGGAACAAGCTGGCATGCAGGGCTCATAGGCAAATTCTATCTGGAACGTTTCGCAAAACTCCCCGTTGAGGTGGATATCGCCTCTGAGTTCAGGTACAGGGACCTTGTGATGAATGAGCGTGTACTGCTCATAACCATCAGCCAGTCCGGCGAAACAGCGGATACACTCTCTGCGCTCAGGATCGTCAAGAAGATGGGCTCAAGCGTCCTCTCCATATGCAATGTTGTGGGCTCCACCATTGCCAGAGAATCCCACTCTGTCATTTATACCCATGCTGGCCCGGAGATTGGGGTTGCATCCACAAAGGCGTTTACAACCCAGCTGGCCTCACTCTTCGTGTTCGCACTATATATGGCAAGGATTAGAGGGCTTATGGGTGAGGATCAGGCGAGGAAATATATCGAAGAGCTTATAGCTATACCAGAGAAGCTTGAGAAGGTTCTCAGTCAGGACGATGATATTGAAGAACTGGCGAAGACATATAAAGACAGCAAAGACTTTCTCTACCTTGGGCGTAATGTGAATTACCCGATCGCCTTGGAAGGTGCGCTCAAGCTAAAGGAAATTTCATACATCCACGCCGAAGGCTACCCTGCTGGAGAGATGAAGCATGGACCCATCGCGCTGATAGATAAGGATCTGCCCGTATTTGTAATAGCCGTAAAAGGCTCCGTTTATGAAAAGGCGGTTTCCAACATCGAAGAGGTGAAGGCGAGGGATGGAATCGTTATCGCTGTTTGTACAGAAGGGGATAAAAACCTGCCGAAAATCTGCGACCATGTTATTACAGTGCCCGAGTCGTGTGAGGAGCTCTCCGTATTTCTCACAGTAACCGCAACGCAGATATTCGCATACCACTGCGCAAACCTGCTCGGTCTCGACGTCGACCAGCCCCGAAACCTCGCAAAGAGCGTAACGGTGGAGTAG
- the glmU gene encoding bifunctional UDP-N-acetylglucosamine diphosphorylase/glucosamine-1-phosphate N-acetyltransferase GlmU: MSLLTIILAAGKGTRMKSENPKVLFEAAGRPMVDYAVSAAREAGANEINVVVGSGAELVKAHLGNSVTYSVQKEQRGTGDAVMAAEEIIKDKKCRVLILCGDMPLVSGATLRNFVEEAEHHPVSFITVDVEKPFGYGRVVRGTNGNVLRIVEQKDANENEKRIKEINTGIYLCDGDTLLDRLSRIDTKNAQGEFYLTDIVSEGAYAYKAEDEDEFMGVNTRAHLAAASKMIWRRRAERFMEEGVSILDPDTFYAGADVEIKKDAVIYPNVYIEGETIIHSGTTIYPGSRIKDSVIEENCEIKDNTLIQDSFVGKGSSVGPMAQLRPGTKLLGENKIGNFVETKKISFGEGSKASHLTYLGDADIGKDVNVGCGTITCNYDGINKHVTTIGDGVFVGSDVQFVAPVNIGKGALIGAGSTITKDVPEDSLAITRAKQLIKEGWVSSWKKSKEKK; encoded by the coding sequence ATGTCACTTCTTACCATAATCCTTGCCGCTGGTAAGGGAACCAGAATGAAATCCGAAAATCCAAAGGTACTTTTCGAAGCAGCCGGCAGACCGATGGTGGACTATGCCGTTTCCGCCGCCAGAGAGGCTGGTGCGAATGAGATAAATGTCGTTGTGGGTAGCGGTGCGGAGTTGGTTAAGGCACATCTCGGCAATTCCGTAACCTATTCTGTACAAAAAGAACAAAGAGGAACTGGCGATGCCGTTATGGCCGCCGAAGAGATTATTAAAGATAAGAAATGCCGAGTCCTTATCCTTTGCGGTGATATGCCCCTTGTAAGCGGAGCGACGCTTCGGAATTTTGTCGAAGAGGCAGAGCATCATCCGGTGAGCTTTATCACCGTTGATGTGGAAAAACCATTCGGCTACGGCCGTGTCGTTAGAGGTACCAACGGCAATGTGCTCAGGATCGTTGAGCAGAAGGACGCAAACGAGAACGAAAAACGGATAAAAGAGATAAATACAGGCATATACCTCTGCGACGGTGATACCCTGCTTGACAGGCTTTCCCGCATCGATACAAAGAACGCTCAGGGTGAGTTCTATCTCACCGACATAGTATCCGAGGGTGCCTACGCCTATAAAGCGGAAGACGAGGACGAGTTCATGGGTGTAAATACCAGAGCCCACCTTGCCGCCGCCTCTAAAATGATCTGGCGGAGAAGAGCTGAGCGTTTTATGGAAGAGGGTGTGAGCATATTGGATCCCGATACCTTCTATGCAGGGGCCGATGTTGAGATAAAAAAGGATGCTGTTATCTACCCGAATGTTTACATCGAGGGTGAGACCATTATCCATTCCGGAACCACAATCTATCCCGGAAGCCGCATTAAGGACTCTGTCATCGAAGAGAACTGCGAGATCAAGGACAACACGCTTATTCAGGACAGCTTCGTCGGTAAAGGCTCATCAGTTGGGCCGATGGCACAGCTTCGCCCTGGTACAAAGCTCCTTGGTGAGAATAAGATAGGCAACTTTGTGGAGACAAAGAAGATCAGCTTTGGAGAGGGGAGCAAGGCGAGCCATCTCACCTACCTCGGCGATGCGGATATCGGGAAGGATGTTAATGTGGGGTGCGGAACCATTACCTGTAACTACGACGGCATCAACAAGCATGTAACCACCATAGGCGACGGCGTTTTTGTGGGGAGTGATGTTCAGTTTGTAGCTCCTGTTAATATCGGAAAAGGAGCCCTTATCGGGGCTGGTTCTACCATAACCAAAGACGTGCCGGAGGATTCTCTGGCCATAACAAGGGCAAAACAGCTCATAAAGGAAGGATGGGTTTCATCCTGGAAGAAGTCCAAGGAGAAGAAATAG
- a CDS encoding PilW family protein, protein MRDYPSIIRKGIKGFSLVELLVVLGISGILITALYTTYIKLYSGYKQGTKIVESQVEGIINSEIIRTDIQNAGFGIGDGETKTGTTNPLYPIEWDGTNLTIYSTYNRLDNKTHGYALLKCIDNVTNDICEIESDKRDPAHYDGLKVISTINDNEISYVLGTVTSPDFYALGFPYDDSGVNPDKYVAIPYFLSKDCNGDDVSDLAARCNPNTDVLCRGTVPLVDCVADVRAFAGYIDNATGDIIYDEFSNIGNSDLNDVHRFMLYVLVQEGQRDNDFDFGRDTMVGQFNFSGDNISDSVSLDLPDGGENYRWNIINVDVKTLNIR, encoded by the coding sequence ATGAGAGACTATCCCTCCATAATCAGAAAGGGTATAAAGGGGTTTTCGCTGGTTGAGCTTCTGGTGGTGCTTGGTATCTCCGGTATACTTATAACGGCTCTTTATACCACATATATAAAGCTCTACTCCGGCTATAAGCAGGGTACTAAGATTGTGGAAAGCCAGGTCGAGGGTATTATAAATTCCGAAATAATCCGTACAGACATTCAGAATGCCGGCTTCGGCATCGGAGATGGAGAAACCAAGACAGGAACTACCAACCCACTCTACCCGATAGAGTGGGACGGAACGAATCTGACCATATACTCCACATACAACAGGCTGGATAACAAAACCCACGGCTACGCACTGCTCAAATGTATAGACAATGTAACCAACGACATCTGCGAGATAGAAAGCGATAAGCGTGATCCGGCTCACTACGACGGCCTTAAGGTTATAAGCACTATCAACGATAATGAGATAAGCTACGTTCTGGGAACCGTCACAAGTCCAGATTTCTATGCCCTTGGTTTCCCCTATGATGATTCGGGTGTTAACCCTGATAAGTATGTAGCAATTCCGTACTTCCTCTCAAAGGACTGCAACGGTGATGATGTTTCTGATCTGGCCGCAAGGTGCAACCCGAATACCGACGTTCTCTGCAGAGGAACCGTTCCCCTGGTGGACTGTGTTGCCGATGTGAGAGCTTTTGCGGGATATATCGATAACGCCACCGGTGATATTATTTACGATGAATTCTCCAATATCGGAAACAGCGATCTAAACGATGTCCATAGATTCATGCTCTATGTTCTGGTTCAGGAGGGGCAGAGGGATAACGATTTCGATTTCGGCCGTGATACCATGGTGGGGCAGTTTAACTTCTCCGGCGACAACATCAGCGACAGCGTAAGCCTCGATCTTCCTGATGGGGGAGAGAACTACCGCTGGAATATAATAAACGTGGACGTCAAAACGCTTAATATAAGGTGA
- a CDS encoding prepilin-type N-terminal cleavage/methylation domain-containing protein, with amino-acid sequence MAETVISNKKGFTLVEVLVSIVVMAVVMLGLAYAYIVTAQRNYADLLRQKGEETVSATMERLRSIPFDNVTDEPSSLPSMDVEDTQHLRDYCDPADGTTPDDPENSGQFVYRSGGSSQLGIASAVNWETVYKVFDTTSGYGVDLPGTKTVVLTICWRYRDKLMSISKKTVIQEGGL; translated from the coding sequence ATGGCGGAAACTGTGATATCAAATAAGAAGGGTTTCACCCTGGTTGAGGTGCTGGTAAGTATCGTGGTTATGGCTGTGGTCATGCTGGGGCTTGCCTATGCCTATATCGTTACGGCACAGCGGAATTATGCGGATCTCCTTCGACAAAAGGGGGAGGAAACCGTTTCGGCAACAATGGAGAGGCTCAGGAGTATCCCCTTTGATAACGTAACAGATGAGCCCTCCTCACTCCCCTCCATGGATGTGGAGGATACCCAGCACCTGCGTGACTACTGCGACCCTGCCGATGGAACTACTCCTGATGATCCGGAAAATAGCGGTCAGTTTGTCTATAGAAGCGGCGGAAGCTCCCAGTTGGGCATTGCAAGTGCTGTGAACTGGGAGACTGTGTACAAGGTTTTCGATACAACCTCCGGCTACGGAGTGGACCTTCCCGGTACAAAGACCGTTGTGTTAACAATCTGCTGGCGATACAGGGATAAGCTTATGTCCATCAGCAAAAAAACAGTTATTCAGGAAGGGGGGCTTTGA
- a CDS encoding type II secretion system protein — protein sequence MNSKGMTLVEMIVTVSIIGILVTLATVNYSSIRRKAMVENDAKRIYALSNKARQFSFTWKDTLKLNIASGEASVVYADNGNVASGLNAELDTTFAKNGDITFKDGFVVITGSVTTAGSDTGAEYDCVLFQASRIKLGKLDGGNCDIK from the coding sequence ATGAACAGTAAAGGGATGACCCTCGTTGAAATGATTGTGACAGTATCCATTATCGGCATACTCGTTACACTGGCAACGGTGAACTATTCCAGCATACGCCGCAAGGCTATGGTGGAGAACGATGCCAAGAGGATATATGCGCTAAGTAATAAGGCGAGGCAGTTTTCCTTCACTTGGAAGGATACCCTTAAGCTGAATATAGCCAGCGGTGAGGCGTCGGTTGTTTATGCCGATAACGGAAATGTGGCCTCGGGGCTTAACGCAGAGCTTGATACAACCTTTGCAAAGAACGGCGACATAACCTTTAAGGACGGTTTTGTGGTTATTACGGGGTCGGTCACCACTGCCGGTTCGGATACCGGCGCAGAATATGACTGTGTCCTGTTTCAGGCAAGCAGGATTAAACTGGGTAAATTAGATGGCGGAAACTGTGATATCAAATAA